A single genomic interval of Camelina sativa cultivar DH55 chromosome 11, Cs, whole genome shotgun sequence harbors:
- the LOC104725837 gene encoding transcription factor TRY — protein sequence MDNTTDRRRRRKQHKIALHDSEEVSSIEWEFINMTAQEEDLIFRMYRLVGDRWDLIAGRIPGRQPEEIERYWIMRNSEGFAEKRRQLHSSSSHKHTKPHRPRFSIYPSN from the exons ATGGATAACACTACTGACCGCCGTCGTCGTCGTAAGCAACACAAAATCGCCCTCCATGATTCTGAAG AAGTAAGCAGTATCGAATGGGAGTTTATCAATATGACTgcacaagaagaagatctcatCTTCCGAATGTACAGACTTGTCGGTGATAG GTGGGATTTAATAGCAGGAAGAATTCCAGGAAGACAGCCAGAGGAGATAGAGAGATATTGGATAATGAGAAACAGTGAAGGCTTTGCTGAGAAACGACGTCAACTTCACTCATCTTCTTCCCACAAACATACCAAACCTCACCGTCCTCGTTTTTCTATTTATCCTTCTAattag
- the LOC104725838 gene encoding transcription factor SPEECHLESS, protein MQEIIPDFLEECEFVDTSLAGDDLFAILESLEGAGEVSPTAASTPKDGTASSKELVKDQDYENSSPKRKKQRLETGKDEDEEGEGEEDNKQDGQQKMSHVTVERNRRKQMNEHLTVLRSLMPCFYVKRGDQASIIGGVVEYISELQQVLQSLEAKKQRKTYAEVLSPRLVPSPRPSPPVLSPRKPPLSPRINHYQIPHHLLLPPISPRTPQPTSPYRAIPPQLPLIPQPPLRSYSSLASCSSLGDPPPYSPASSSSSPSVSSNHESSVINELVANSKSALADVEVKFSGANVLLKTVSHKIPGQVMKIIAALEDLALEILQVNINTVDETMLNSFTIKIGIECQLSAEELAQQIQQTFCQ, encoded by the exons ATGCAGGAGATAATACCGGATTTTCTTGAAGAGTGTGAATTCGTCGACACTTCACTAGCCGGAGATGATCTTTTTGCCATCTTAGAGAGTCTTGAAGGCGCCGGAGAGGTATCTCCGACAGCTGCATCTACACCTAAAGATGGAACCGCAAGTTCCAAGGAGTTAGTTAAGGATCAAGATTATGAAAACTCATCTCCTAAGAGGAAGAAGCAAAGACTAGAAACCGGGAAAGATGAggacgaagaaggagaaggagaagaagataataagCAAGATGGGCAACAAAAGATGTCTCATGTAACCGTGGAACGTAACCGGAGAAAGCAAATGAACGAGCACTTAACCGTCTTACGTTCTCTTATGCCTTGTTTCTACGTCAAACGG GGGGACCAAGCATCCATCATAGGAGGAGTTGTGGAGTACATAAGCGAGTTACAACAAGTTCTTCAATCCTTAGAAGCCAAGAAACAACGTAAGACCTACGCCGAAGTCCTAAGCCCAAGACTTGTCCCGAGCCCTCGTCCTTCACCGCCTGTTCTAAGCCCGCGTAAACCGCCTCTTAGTCCGCGTATCAACCACTACCAGATACCTCACCATCTCCTTCTCCCTCCCATAAGCCCTCGAACCCCTCAGCCCACAAGCCCATACCGAGCCATTCCGCCGCAACTACCACTCATCCCACAGCCTCCACTTCGTTCTTATAGCTCACTGGCTAGTTGCAGCAGCTTAGGAGACCCACCTCCATACTCtcctgcttcatcttcttcgtctccttcaGTCAGTAGTAACCATGAGAGTAGTGTGATTAATGAGCTTGTTGCTAACTCAAAATCGGCATTGGCTGACGTGGAAGTGAAGTTCTCAGGAGCTAACGTGCTACTCAAAACGGTGTCACATAAGATCCCAGGACAAGTTATGAAGATAATTGCTGCTCTTGAAGATCTGGCTCTTGAGATTCTTCAAGTTAATATTAACACCGTCGACGAAACCATGCTCAATTCTTTCACCATCAAG atTGGAATTGAGTGCCAACTAAGTGCAGAAGAACTGGCTCAACAAATTCAGCAAACATTCTGCCAATAA
- the LOC104725839 gene encoding uncharacterized protein LOC104725839 isoform X2, which yields MSIEVKSMDQNCRCLELEERVLKGEEKYTELETELQKQNKECESLELRIKELESEKLVVEEELRNLKESEESSLVEQMMVNGALEIEKQVAVKEAEDWKSKFEKLVETVRKLDEIGGFRYGELELDENVKLGLELARIKDNTESCKVDKDSLSREGLGYHQGSGSPYMTTPVKDYYILGRDRDNMSSRGRVNKMLSFEDDDGDKSTGVVDLCDGETEERSEKESTDAKDALEERRSIDENYEDEDVESCEADKSTPCGRKRKRVIASDSETDDDNDDEDNIPISILKNLKPSDQEMVDTPTKGESGSRRLSGQPRRVSSRLRKQRVSEEISAPSEKNSPERAVGIPTIGNAEDDETEEEPESESASLNGFIVSDDDDDSQVSVSESSDHETGEEESDGETGYADVMSRLRRDKKPEKRKWEYEADMLADIGKDPELCMRAVCVMYRLQTEDEKLSSSSRICNGIGFNKFDAARGTYIASFLTDGDPKNDLKKSVEELEDFDYKAVEDCEKFACRYWKQLFKIYNNRDDPFFARPPSP from the exons ATGTCTATAGAAGTGAAGTCGATGGATCAAAATTGTCGGTGTCTTGAGTTagaagaaagggttttgaaAGGTGAAGAAAAGTACACCGAGTTAGAAACAGAGTTgcagaaacagaacaaagagtGTGAATCACTTGAACTGAGGATTAAGGAATTGGAATCTGAGAAGTTAGTAGTGGAAGAAGAGTTGAGGAATCTTAAAGAATCTGAGGAGAGTTCATTGGTTGAGCAGATGATGGTGAACGGAGCGTTGGAGATTGAGAAACAGGTGGCTGTGAAAGAAGCTGAGGATTGGAAGTCAAAGTTTGAGAAGCTTGTGGAGACGGTTCGAAAGTTAGATGAGATTGGTGGGTTTAGATATGGAGAATTGGAATTGGATGAGAATGTGAAGCTAGGATTGGAGTTAGCTAGGATCAAGGATAATACTGAATCTTGTAAAGTGGATAAAGATTCTCTGAGTAGGGAAGGGTTAGGTTATCATCAAGGTTCAG GCTCACCTTATATGACCACACCGGTCAAAGACTACTATATCTTGGGGAGAGACAGAGATAACATGTCTTCTCGGGGACGAGTAAATAAGATGTTGTcgtttgaagatgatgatggtgacaaATCGACTGGTGTAGTTGATTTATGTGATggtgaaacagaggagagaagCGAGAAGGAGTCTACTGATGCTAAGGATGCTTTAGAGGAGAGAAGAAGTATTGATGAGAactatgaagatgaagatgttgaaTCTTGTGAAGCTGACAAAAGCACTCCTTGTGGCCGTAAGAGGAAACGGGTTATTGCCAGCGATTcagaaactgatgatgataatgatgatgaagataataTACCTATTTCAATACTCAAGAACTTGAAACCAAGTGATCAAGAAATGGTAGATACACCGACCAAAGGAGAGAGTGGTTCCAGGAGATTGAGTGGACAGCCTCGTCGAGTATCCTCAAGACTGAGGAAACAGAGAGTTTCTGAAGAGATCTCTGCTCCAAGTGAGAAAAATTCACCAGAGAGAGCTGTGGGGATCCCAACAATTGGTAATGCCGAGGATGATGAGACAGAAGAAGAGCCAGAGAGCGAAAGCGCAAGTTTGAATGGGTTTATtgtttctgatgatgatgatgacagtCAAGTGAGTGTCAGTGAAAGCTCTGATCATGAAACCGGAGAAGAGGAATCTGATGGAGAAACCGGTTATGCGGATGTCATGTCAAGGTTGAGGAGGGATAAGAAACCCGAGAAGCGGAAATGGGAGTACGAAGCAGATATGCTTGCGGATATCGGTAAAGATCCCGAGCTTTGTATGAGAGCGGTTTGTGTTATGTATAGGCTTCAAACAGAAGATGAAAAGTTGAGTAGCTCAAGCCGTATCTGCAATGGTATCGGTTTCAACAAGTTTGATGCTGCAAG GGGAACTTACATAGCGAGTTTTCTGACGGATGGGGACCCCAAGAATGATTTGAAGAAATCGGTTGAGGAATTGGAAGATTTCGACTATAAAGCCGTTGAGGATTGCGAAAAATTTGCATGCCGATACTGGAAACAACTCTTCAAGATCTATAACAACAGAGATGATCCTTTCTTCGCTCGTCCTCCATCTCCATAA
- the LOC104725839 gene encoding uncharacterized protein LOC104725839 isoform X1 yields the protein MSIEVKSMDQNCRCLELEERVLKGEEKYTELETELQKQNKECESLELRIKELESEKLVVEEELRNLKESEESSLVEQMMVNGALEIEKQVAVKEAEDWKSKFEKLVETVRKLDEIGGFRYGELELDENVKLGLELARIKDNTESCKVDKDSLSREGLGYHQGSGEKNICFSLLVGVSSPYMTTPVKDYYILGRDRDNMSSRGRVNKMLSFEDDDGDKSTGVVDLCDGETEERSEKESTDAKDALEERRSIDENYEDEDVESCEADKSTPCGRKRKRVIASDSETDDDNDDEDNIPISILKNLKPSDQEMVDTPTKGESGSRRLSGQPRRVSSRLRKQRVSEEISAPSEKNSPERAVGIPTIGNAEDDETEEEPESESASLNGFIVSDDDDDSQVSVSESSDHETGEEESDGETGYADVMSRLRRDKKPEKRKWEYEADMLADIGKDPELCMRAVCVMYRLQTEDEKLSSSSRICNGIGFNKFDAARGTYIASFLTDGDPKNDLKKSVEELEDFDYKAVEDCEKFACRYWKQLFKIYNNRDDPFFARPPSP from the exons ATGTCTATAGAAGTGAAGTCGATGGATCAAAATTGTCGGTGTCTTGAGTTagaagaaagggttttgaaAGGTGAAGAAAAGTACACCGAGTTAGAAACAGAGTTgcagaaacagaacaaagagtGTGAATCACTTGAACTGAGGATTAAGGAATTGGAATCTGAGAAGTTAGTAGTGGAAGAAGAGTTGAGGAATCTTAAAGAATCTGAGGAGAGTTCATTGGTTGAGCAGATGATGGTGAACGGAGCGTTGGAGATTGAGAAACAGGTGGCTGTGAAAGAAGCTGAGGATTGGAAGTCAAAGTTTGAGAAGCTTGTGGAGACGGTTCGAAAGTTAGATGAGATTGGTGGGTTTAGATATGGAGAATTGGAATTGGATGAGAATGTGAAGCTAGGATTGGAGTTAGCTAGGATCAAGGATAATACTGAATCTTGTAAAGTGGATAAAGATTCTCTGAGTAGGGAAGGGTTAGGTTATCATCAAGGTTCAGGTGAGAAGAACATATGTTTCAGCCTTTTGGTTGGCGTTA GCTCACCTTATATGACCACACCGGTCAAAGACTACTATATCTTGGGGAGAGACAGAGATAACATGTCTTCTCGGGGACGAGTAAATAAGATGTTGTcgtttgaagatgatgatggtgacaaATCGACTGGTGTAGTTGATTTATGTGATggtgaaacagaggagagaagCGAGAAGGAGTCTACTGATGCTAAGGATGCTTTAGAGGAGAGAAGAAGTATTGATGAGAactatgaagatgaagatgttgaaTCTTGTGAAGCTGACAAAAGCACTCCTTGTGGCCGTAAGAGGAAACGGGTTATTGCCAGCGATTcagaaactgatgatgataatgatgatgaagataataTACCTATTTCAATACTCAAGAACTTGAAACCAAGTGATCAAGAAATGGTAGATACACCGACCAAAGGAGAGAGTGGTTCCAGGAGATTGAGTGGACAGCCTCGTCGAGTATCCTCAAGACTGAGGAAACAGAGAGTTTCTGAAGAGATCTCTGCTCCAAGTGAGAAAAATTCACCAGAGAGAGCTGTGGGGATCCCAACAATTGGTAATGCCGAGGATGATGAGACAGAAGAAGAGCCAGAGAGCGAAAGCGCAAGTTTGAATGGGTTTATtgtttctgatgatgatgatgacagtCAAGTGAGTGTCAGTGAAAGCTCTGATCATGAAACCGGAGAAGAGGAATCTGATGGAGAAACCGGTTATGCGGATGTCATGTCAAGGTTGAGGAGGGATAAGAAACCCGAGAAGCGGAAATGGGAGTACGAAGCAGATATGCTTGCGGATATCGGTAAAGATCCCGAGCTTTGTATGAGAGCGGTTTGTGTTATGTATAGGCTTCAAACAGAAGATGAAAAGTTGAGTAGCTCAAGCCGTATCTGCAATGGTATCGGTTTCAACAAGTTTGATGCTGCAAG GGGAACTTACATAGCGAGTTTTCTGACGGATGGGGACCCCAAGAATGATTTGAAGAAATCGGTTGAGGAATTGGAAGATTTCGACTATAAAGCCGTTGAGGATTGCGAAAAATTTGCATGCCGATACTGGAAACAACTCTTCAAGATCTATAACAACAGAGATGATCCTTTCTTCGCTCGTCCTCCATCTCCATAA
- the LOC104725839 gene encoding uncharacterized protein LOC104725839 isoform X3, producing MSIEVKSMDQNCRCLELEERVLKGEEKYTELETELQKQNKECESLELRIKELESEKLVVEEELRNLKESEESSLVEQMMVNGALEIEKQVAVKEAEDWKSKFEKLVETVRKLDEIGGFRYGELELDENVKLGLELARIKDNTESCKVDKDSLSREGLGYHQGSGEKNICFSLLVGVSSPYMTTPVKDYYILGRDRDNMSSRGRVNKMLSFEDDDGDKSTGVVDLCDGETEERSEKESTDAKDALEERRSIDENYEDEDVESCEADKSTPCGRKRKRVIASDSETDDDNDDEDNIPISILKNLKPSDQEMVDTPTKGESGSRRLSGQPRRVSSRLRKQRVSEEISAPSEKNSPERAVGIPTIGNAEDDETEEEPESESASLNGFIVSDDDDDSQVSVSESSDHETGEEESDGETGYADVMSRLRRDKKPEKRKWEYEADMLADIGKDPELCMRAVCVMYRLQTEDEKLSSSSRICNGIGFNKFDAASEFSDGWGPQE from the exons ATGTCTATAGAAGTGAAGTCGATGGATCAAAATTGTCGGTGTCTTGAGTTagaagaaagggttttgaaAGGTGAAGAAAAGTACACCGAGTTAGAAACAGAGTTgcagaaacagaacaaagagtGTGAATCACTTGAACTGAGGATTAAGGAATTGGAATCTGAGAAGTTAGTAGTGGAAGAAGAGTTGAGGAATCTTAAAGAATCTGAGGAGAGTTCATTGGTTGAGCAGATGATGGTGAACGGAGCGTTGGAGATTGAGAAACAGGTGGCTGTGAAAGAAGCTGAGGATTGGAAGTCAAAGTTTGAGAAGCTTGTGGAGACGGTTCGAAAGTTAGATGAGATTGGTGGGTTTAGATATGGAGAATTGGAATTGGATGAGAATGTGAAGCTAGGATTGGAGTTAGCTAGGATCAAGGATAATACTGAATCTTGTAAAGTGGATAAAGATTCTCTGAGTAGGGAAGGGTTAGGTTATCATCAAGGTTCAGGTGAGAAGAACATATGTTTCAGCCTTTTGGTTGGCGTTA GCTCACCTTATATGACCACACCGGTCAAAGACTACTATATCTTGGGGAGAGACAGAGATAACATGTCTTCTCGGGGACGAGTAAATAAGATGTTGTcgtttgaagatgatgatggtgacaaATCGACTGGTGTAGTTGATTTATGTGATggtgaaacagaggagagaagCGAGAAGGAGTCTACTGATGCTAAGGATGCTTTAGAGGAGAGAAGAAGTATTGATGAGAactatgaagatgaagatgttgaaTCTTGTGAAGCTGACAAAAGCACTCCTTGTGGCCGTAAGAGGAAACGGGTTATTGCCAGCGATTcagaaactgatgatgataatgatgatgaagataataTACCTATTTCAATACTCAAGAACTTGAAACCAAGTGATCAAGAAATGGTAGATACACCGACCAAAGGAGAGAGTGGTTCCAGGAGATTGAGTGGACAGCCTCGTCGAGTATCCTCAAGACTGAGGAAACAGAGAGTTTCTGAAGAGATCTCTGCTCCAAGTGAGAAAAATTCACCAGAGAGAGCTGTGGGGATCCCAACAATTGGTAATGCCGAGGATGATGAGACAGAAGAAGAGCCAGAGAGCGAAAGCGCAAGTTTGAATGGGTTTATtgtttctgatgatgatgatgacagtCAAGTGAGTGTCAGTGAAAGCTCTGATCATGAAACCGGAGAAGAGGAATCTGATGGAGAAACCGGTTATGCGGATGTCATGTCAAGGTTGAGGAGGGATAAGAAACCCGAGAAGCGGAAATGGGAGTACGAAGCAGATATGCTTGCGGATATCGGTAAAGATCCCGAGCTTTGTATGAGAGCGGTTTGTGTTATGTATAGGCTTCAAACAGAAGATGAAAAGTTGAGTAGCTCAAGCCGTATCTGCAATGGTATCGGTTTCAACAAGTTTGATGCTGCAAG CGAGTTTTCTGACGGATGGGGACCCCAAGAATGA
- the LOC104725839 gene encoding general transcription factor IIF subunit 1-like isoform X4 gives MTTPVKDYYILGRDRDNMSSRGRVNKMLSFEDDDGDKSTGVVDLCDGETEERSEKESTDAKDALEERRSIDENYEDEDVESCEADKSTPCGRKRKRVIASDSETDDDNDDEDNIPISILKNLKPSDQEMVDTPTKGESGSRRLSGQPRRVSSRLRKQRVSEEISAPSEKNSPERAVGIPTIGNAEDDETEEEPESESASLNGFIVSDDDDDSQVSVSESSDHETGEEESDGETGYADVMSRLRRDKKPEKRKWEYEADMLADIGKDPELCMRAVCVMYRLQTEDEKLSSSSRICNGIGFNKFDAARGTYIASFLTDGDPKNDLKKSVEELEDFDYKAVEDCEKFACRYWKQLFKIYNNRDDPFFARPPSP, from the exons ATGACCACACCGGTCAAAGACTACTATATCTTGGGGAGAGACAGAGATAACATGTCTTCTCGGGGACGAGTAAATAAGATGTTGTcgtttgaagatgatgatggtgacaaATCGACTGGTGTAGTTGATTTATGTGATggtgaaacagaggagagaagCGAGAAGGAGTCTACTGATGCTAAGGATGCTTTAGAGGAGAGAAGAAGTATTGATGAGAactatgaagatgaagatgttgaaTCTTGTGAAGCTGACAAAAGCACTCCTTGTGGCCGTAAGAGGAAACGGGTTATTGCCAGCGATTcagaaactgatgatgataatgatgatgaagataataTACCTATTTCAATACTCAAGAACTTGAAACCAAGTGATCAAGAAATGGTAGATACACCGACCAAAGGAGAGAGTGGTTCCAGGAGATTGAGTGGACAGCCTCGTCGAGTATCCTCAAGACTGAGGAAACAGAGAGTTTCTGAAGAGATCTCTGCTCCAAGTGAGAAAAATTCACCAGAGAGAGCTGTGGGGATCCCAACAATTGGTAATGCCGAGGATGATGAGACAGAAGAAGAGCCAGAGAGCGAAAGCGCAAGTTTGAATGGGTTTATtgtttctgatgatgatgatgacagtCAAGTGAGTGTCAGTGAAAGCTCTGATCATGAAACCGGAGAAGAGGAATCTGATGGAGAAACCGGTTATGCGGATGTCATGTCAAGGTTGAGGAGGGATAAGAAACCCGAGAAGCGGAAATGGGAGTACGAAGCAGATATGCTTGCGGATATCGGTAAAGATCCCGAGCTTTGTATGAGAGCGGTTTGTGTTATGTATAGGCTTCAAACAGAAGATGAAAAGTTGAGTAGCTCAAGCCGTATCTGCAATGGTATCGGTTTCAACAAGTTTGATGCTGCAAG GGGAACTTACATAGCGAGTTTTCTGACGGATGGGGACCCCAAGAATGATTTGAAGAAATCGGTTGAGGAATTGGAAGATTTCGACTATAAAGCCGTTGAGGATTGCGAAAAATTTGCATGCCGATACTGGAAACAACTCTTCAAGATCTATAACAACAGAGATGATCCTTTCTTCGCTCGTCCTCCATCTCCATAA
- the LOC104725840 gene encoding arabinogalactan peptide 22, which yields MASLKFPLEILAVFVIISVILLPIAHAQSSSPAPAPTSDGTSIDQGIAYVLMLVALALTYFIH from the exons atggcgTCCCTGAAATTTCCCTTGGAGATTCTCGCCGTCTTCGTCATCATCTCCGTGATTCTTTTGCCGATTGCTCATGCTCAATCTTCTTCGCCAGCTCCCGCACCCACCAGCGACg GAACATCGATAGATCAGGGGATAGCGTATGTTCTAATGTTGGTGGCGTTGGCGTTGACTTATTTCATTCACTAA